In the Parus major isolate Abel chromosome 4A, Parus_major1.1, whole genome shotgun sequence genome, one interval contains:
- the LPAR4 gene encoding lysophosphatidic acid receptor 4 encodes MGNHSNNHTCLTDDSFKYNLYGAVYSVVFILGLITNCASLFVFLFRMKMRSETAIFMTNLAVSDLLFVFTLPFKIFYNFNRHWPFGDSLCKISGTAFLTNIYGSMLFLTCISVDRFLAIVYPFRSRTIRTRRNSAIVCAGVWILVLSGGISASLFSTTNVSNTSTTCFEGFSKRIWKTYLSKITIFIEVVGFIIPLLLNLTCSSLVLRTLRKPATLSQIGTNKEKVLKMIIVHVAIFVVCFVPYNSILFLYALVRSQAIANCSLERFARTMYPITLCIATLNCCFDPFIYYFTSESFQKSFNIKTQIKMDSLFKTEMPLTKTALPAPQDEISDQAITNGGDPTSESHF; translated from the coding sequence ATGGGAAACCACAGCAACAACCATACCTGCCTGACAGATGATTCCTTCAAGTACAACCTGTACGGGGCCGTGTACAGCGTGGTCTTCATCCTCGGCTTGATCACAAACTGCGCCTCCCTCTTCGTTTTCCTCTTCCGGATGAAGATGCGGAGCGAGACGGCCATTTTCATGACCAACCTGGCGGTTTCAGACTTGCTTTTTGTCTTCACTTTGCCCTTCAAGATTTTTTACAATTTCAACAGGCACTGGCCCTTCGGGGACTCCCTGTGCAAGATCTCGGGCACGGCGTTCCTCACCAACATTTACGGGAGCATGTTGTTCCTCACCTGCATCAGCGTGGATCGCTTCCTGGCCATCGTGTATCCCTTCCGCTCCCGCACCATCCGCACCAGGAGGAATTCCGCCATCGTCTGCGCCGGCGTTTGGATCCTGGTCCTCAGCGGCGGAATTTCGGCCTCGCTCTTCTCCACGACCAACGTGTCCAACACCAGCACCACCTGTTTCGAAGGGTTCTCCAAAAGGATCTGGAAAACCTACCTGTCCAAGATCACCATATTTATTGAGGTGGTGGGATTCATCATCCCTCTGCTGCTCAACCTCACGTGCTCCTCACTGGTCCTCCGGACTTTACGGAAGCCGGCCACCCTGTCCCAGATTGGGACCAACAAGGAGAAAGTGCTGAAGATGATCATCGTGCACGTGGCCATTTTCGTCGTGTGCTTTGTCCCCTACAACTCCATCCTGTTCCTGTACGCGCTCGTGCGCTCCCAGGCCATCGCCAACTGCTCCCTGGAGAGGTTTGCCAGGACCATGTATCCCATCACGTTGTGCATCGCCACCCTCAACTGCTGCTTCGACCCCTTCATCTACTACTTCACCTCCGAGTCCTTCCAGAAGTCCTTCAACATCAAAACCCAGATCAAGATGGATTCTCTTTTCAAGACAGAGATGCCGCTCACAAAGACGGCGCTGCCAGCACCGCAGGATGAGATCAGTGACCAGGCCATCACCAACGGAGGAGATCCCACATCTGAATCCCATTTCTAG